In Actinomycetota bacterium, one DNA window encodes the following:
- a CDS encoding Glu/Leu/Phe/Val dehydrogenase dimerization domain-containing protein: MNVFDRIGADGYEQVVFCQDRATGLRAIVAVHSTRLGPSLGGTRFYPYPSEDAALEDVLRLAKGMTYKAAVAGLDLGGGKAVIIGDPAVDKTEGLLRAYGRFVGSLGGRYITAEDVGTTQADMDLVRRETAWVSGSSVELGGSGDPSVATALGVLHAMKATARHLWHDTALTGRHVVVSGVGKVGSGLVRLLVEERAKVTVADVNDRAVARMVERFGVEATDVPDAHTMACDIFAPCALGGLLDAVTIPRLRCAAVVGSANNQLAEPAGAKLLAEAGVLYGPDYVVNAGGLINIAEELSPRGYHPERALKAVTRVFDTTALVLRTAEAEGVTTVDAADRLAERRMEEMAHVQQIRAHG; the protein is encoded by the coding sequence GTGAACGTGTTCGACCGCATCGGGGCGGACGGCTACGAGCAGGTGGTCTTCTGCCAGGACCGGGCGACCGGGCTGCGGGCGATAGTGGCGGTCCACTCCACCCGGCTGGGCCCCTCCCTGGGGGGCACCCGCTTCTACCCCTACCCCAGTGAGGACGCCGCCCTGGAGGACGTCCTGCGCCTGGCCAAGGGCATGACCTACAAGGCGGCCGTGGCCGGCCTCGACCTGGGCGGCGGCAAGGCGGTGATCATCGGTGACCCCGCGGTCGACAAGACCGAGGGCCTGCTGCGGGCCTACGGCCGGTTCGTGGGCTCCCTGGGGGGCCGGTACATCACGGCCGAGGACGTGGGCACCACCCAGGCTGACATGGACCTGGTCCGCCGGGAGACGGCCTGGGTCTCGGGCTCCAGCGTCGAGCTGGGCGGGTCAGGGGACCCGTCGGTGGCCACCGCCCTCGGCGTTCTCCACGCCATGAAGGCGACGGCCCGTCACCTGTGGCACGACACCGCCCTCACCGGCCGCCACGTCGTGGTGTCGGGCGTTGGCAAGGTGGGCAGCGGCCTGGTCCGCCTCTTGGTCGAGGAGCGGGCCAAGGTGACCGTGGCGGACGTCAACGACAGGGCCGTGGCCCGCATGGTGGAGCGCTTCGGGGTCGAGGCCACCGACGTGCCCGACGCCCACACCATGGCCTGCGACATCTTCGCCCCGTGCGCCTTGGGCGGCCTGCTCGACGCCGTTACCATCCCCCGACTGCGGTGCGCGGCCGTCGTCGGCTCGGCCAACAACCAGCTGGCCGAGCCCGCAGGCGCCAAGCTCCTGGCCGAGGCGGGTGTGCTCTACGGGCCGGACTACGTGGTGAACGCGGGCGGGTTGATCAACATCGCCGAGGAGCTCTCGCCCCGGGGCTACCACCCCGAGAGAGCCTTGAAGGCCGTGACCCGGGTGTTCGACACCACCGCGCTGGTCCTGCGCACAGCCGAGGCCGAGGGCGTCACCACCGTCGACGCCGCCGACCGGCTGGCCGAACGGCGCATGGAGGAGATGGCCCACGTCCAGCAGATCCGGGCCCACGGGTAA
- a CDS encoding DNA-3-methyladenine glycosylase 2 family protein, with amino-acid sequence MPTAPAGSPRRWSEAEATLAAADPALAAVMAWAGPCRLGPGRVAGGAFGALARAVCYQQLAGQAAAAIHGRFVAVYGGRPTAGAVAATDDAVLRSVGLSSAKVASIKDLAAKVGDGTVRLGQWHRQGDDEVVERLTAVRGIGPWTAHMFLMFHLGRPDVWPTGDFGVRAGYARMHALAQAPSARELAPLGELYRPWRSVAAWYCWRAVDGLAPDW; translated from the coding sequence GTGCCCACGGCCCCAGCCGGTTCCCCGCGACGGTGGTCGGAGGCCGAGGCCACCCTGGCCGCCGCCGACCCCGCCCTGGCGGCGGTGATGGCCTGGGCCGGCCCCTGCCGCCTGGGCCCGGGAAGGGTGGCGGGCGGGGCCTTCGGGGCGCTGGCCCGGGCCGTCTGCTACCAGCAACTGGCGGGCCAGGCGGCGGCTGCCATCCACGGGCGGTTCGTGGCCGTCTACGGCGGGCGGCCCACGGCCGGGGCGGTGGCCGCCACCGACGACGCCGTCCTGCGGTCGGTGGGCCTGTCCTCCGCCAAGGTGGCGTCCATCAAGGACTTGGCCGCCAAGGTCGGCGACGGCACGGTGCGCCTGGGCCAGTGGCACCGCCAGGGCGACGACGAGGTCGTCGAACGCCTCACCGCGGTGCGGGGCATCGGGCCGTGGACGGCCCACATGTTCCTGATGTTCCACCTGGGCCGGCCCGACGTGTGGCCCACCGGGGACTTCGGGGTCCGGGCCGGCTACGCCCGCATGCACGCCCTGGCCCAGGCTCCCTCGGCCCGGGAGCTGGCCCCGCTGGGTGAGCTCTACCGGCCCTGGAGGAGCGTGGCCGCCTGGTACTGCTGGCGGGCCGTGGACGGCCTGGCCCCCGACTGGTGA
- a CDS encoding class I SAM-dependent methyltransferase, which translates to MSGDAKVGAAGVLEDEGSRPGDRWRAGIEAAALPEELRRKSSDARVGLTPDRFRFRPEEDATKPVRPSRRRALEALPEGGTVLDVGCGAGASSLGLAAKAGLIIGFDRIEAMLEAFAETAAELGVEVRAVLGTWPEVATEAGTADVVVCHHAMYGVAEVEDFVMALTAAARHRVVLELSEHPPQSGLEPLWKAIHGIDRPRRLVADEAQAVLSALGLAVEREDFVVPPQPTEVTEEVVAIVRGRLMVGPERDAEIADLLRARVPSEHRVAALWWPGAALA; encoded by the coding sequence ATGAGCGGGGACGCGAAGGTGGGGGCGGCGGGCGTGCTGGAGGACGAGGGGAGCCGGCCCGGCGACCGCTGGCGGGCCGGGATCGAGGCGGCGGCCCTGCCCGAGGAGCTGCGCCGCAAGTCGTCCGACGCCCGGGTGGGCCTGACCCCCGACCGGTTCCGCTTCCGGCCCGAGGAGGACGCCACCAAACCCGTACGGCCGTCTCGCCGGCGGGCGCTGGAGGCCCTGCCCGAGGGGGGCACCGTGCTCGACGTCGGCTGCGGGGCGGGGGCGTCGAGCCTCGGCCTGGCGGCCAAGGCCGGCCTGATCATCGGCTTCGACCGCATCGAAGCCATGCTCGAGGCCTTCGCCGAGACGGCGGCCGAGCTGGGCGTCGAGGTGCGGGCCGTGCTCGGCACCTGGCCCGAGGTGGCCACCGAGGCCGGGACCGCCGACGTGGTCGTCTGCCACCACGCCATGTACGGGGTGGCCGAGGTCGAGGACTTCGTCATGGCTCTGACGGCCGCGGCCCGCCACCGGGTGGTGCTCGAGCTGTCCGAACACCCGCCCCAGTCAGGCCTCGAACCGCTGTGGAAGGCGATCCACGGGATCGACCGGCCCCGGCGTCTGGTGGCCGACGAGGCCCAGGCCGTCCTCTCGGCCCTCGGTCTCGCGGTGGAGCGGGAGGACTTCGTGGTCCCGCCCCAGCCCACCGAGGTGACCGAGGAGGTGGTGGCCATCGTCCGTGGCCGCCTCATGGTCGGCCCCGAGCGCGACGCCGAGATCGCGGACCTCCTGCGGGCCCGCGTACCCAGCGAGCACCGGGTAGCCGCCCTCTGGTGGCCCGGCGCGGCCCTGGCTTGA
- a CDS encoding glucose 1-dehydrogenase: MARLDGRVAMVTGAASGIGRATAERLAEEGAAVLVTDIQDDAGVKVAAGIRDRGGRAAYVHHDVTDEEQWRQAVARAESELGGLGILVNNAGVGDLAPIEEATTEQYDRTIAITQTSVFYGMKLAADLLKASGHGSVVNISSIFGASGGFGTSPAYHSAKGAVRTLTKNVALHWATSGVRVNSVHPGFIDTPILDQAKGTEFEVAMIALTPMGRLGLPSEVAAMVAFLASDDASFVTGAEFYVDGGYLAR, from the coding sequence ATGGCGAGGCTCGACGGCCGGGTGGCAATGGTCACCGGAGCGGCCAGTGGGATAGGGCGGGCGACGGCCGAGCGGCTGGCGGAGGAGGGGGCCGCCGTCCTGGTGACCGACATCCAGGACGACGCCGGCGTGAAGGTGGCCGCCGGGATCCGCGACCGGGGGGGCCGGGCGGCGTACGTCCACCACGACGTGACCGACGAGGAGCAGTGGCGCCAGGCCGTGGCCCGGGCCGAGTCGGAACTGGGCGGGCTCGGCATCCTGGTCAACAACGCCGGCGTGGGCGACCTGGCCCCCATCGAGGAGGCCACCACCGAGCAGTACGACCGGACCATCGCCATCACCCAGACGAGCGTCTTCTACGGGATGAAGCTGGCGGCCGACCTGCTCAAGGCCTCCGGGCACGGCTCGGTCGTGAACATCAGCTCGATATTCGGGGCCAGCGGCGGGTTCGGCACCTCGCCCGCCTACCACTCGGCCAAGGGTGCCGTTCGCACCCTGACCAAGAACGTGGCCCTGCACTGGGCCACCAGCGGCGTGCGGGTCAACTCCGTGCACCCTGGCTTCATCGACACGCCCATCCTCGATCAGGCCAAGGGCACCGAGTTCGAGGTGGCCATGATCGCCCTCACCCCCATGGGCCGCCTGGGGCTGCCTTCGGAGGTGGCTGCCATGGTCGCCTTCCTGGCCAGCGACGACGCCTCGTTCGTCACCGGGGCCGAGTTCTACGTCGACGGCGGTTACCTGGCCCGCTAG
- a CDS encoding cupredoxin domain-containing protein codes for MRTELLRRRAVAVAAAAALALTTAACGRDTATRSIAAAVVDGAPGFTPQTITVDQEQPVVLRVGNGTDREHGFSIVGYRISEVVGPNQTVEIEFRATRGGTFKIYCQLHPAHQTATLIVR; via the coding sequence GTGAGAACCGAACTCCTCCGCCGGCGGGCTGTGGCGGTGGCCGCGGCCGCCGCCCTTGCCCTCACCACCGCCGCCTGCGGGCGCGACACCGCCACCCGGTCCATCGCGGCCGCCGTCGTCGACGGCGCCCCCGGGTTCACCCCCCAGACCATCACCGTCGACCAGGAGCAGCCCGTCGTGCTGCGGGTGGGCAACGGCACCGACCGCGAGCACGGCTTCTCGATCGTGGGCTACCGCATCAGCGAGGTCGTCGGGCCCAACCAGACGGTCGAGATCGAGTTCAGGGCGACCCGGGGCGGCACGTTCAAGATCTACTGCCAGCTCCACCCGGCCCACCAGACCGCCACGCTGATCGTCCGCTGA
- a CDS encoding glutamine--tRNA ligase/YqeY domain fusion protein: MTTAERAEPARSDFIREIIEADLRSGRHGGRVVTRFPPEPNGYLHIGHAKSICLNFGIAAQYGSKCNLRFDDTNPLAEDVEYVESIQRDVEWLGFSFGERALFASDYFAEMYDLAEGLVKAGKAYVDHLSEDEIRQHRGSLSEPGRPSPYRDRSVEENLALLGRMRSGQAADGECVLRARIDMAAANMKMRDPLLYRVRHARHHRTGDEWPIYPMYDYAHPISDAIEGITHSICTLEFENNRELYDWVVANTGVSERRGLSRPQQIEFARLNLDHTVLSKRKLLRLVEEGHVSGWDDPRMPTIAGMRRRGYRPEAIRAFADLIGVAKVNSVVDLGKLEFCVRDDLNWVAPRAMAVLRPLRLTVTSWPEDSVEHLTAPLFPPDVGRAGERTVPFGRHLLIERHDFSLDPPPGYQRLAPGRTVRLRHGYCVTCDEVVEEDGEVVEVRGHHVPGSVGRAPEGVEVSGVVHWVPAAGAVPAEVRLYDRLFRAARPDDEGDLAAALNPSSLEVVTGAMLEPHLATAAEPGSHWQLERVGYFVVDTASSRPGALVLNRVVTLRDSWQATAEPGGGAGGKATGGERPKSAKARTRPPRRSPREFRAEARLRDPVLAERHEAWPARYGLSADEADLLTGERPVGDLFEGAVAAGAPAGAVAKWVLNELPPALGERPLAQSALTPVALAALVSAVEEGTVTAAAAKEVLAELVARGGDPLAIVAARGLAQVSDEAAVAAVVDEVLAANAEKVRQYRQGKTALFGFFVGQAVRASEGRANPQVVRQVLAERLG, from the coding sequence GTGACCACCGCCGAGCGGGCGGAGCCGGCCCGGTCCGACTTCATCCGCGAGATCATCGAGGCCGACCTGCGTTCCGGCCGCCACGGCGGCCGGGTGGTCACCCGCTTCCCACCCGAGCCCAACGGCTACCTCCACATCGGGCATGCCAAGTCGATCTGCCTGAACTTCGGCATCGCCGCCCAGTACGGCTCCAAGTGCAACCTGCGCTTCGACGACACCAACCCCTTGGCCGAGGACGTCGAGTACGTGGAGTCGATCCAGCGCGACGTCGAGTGGTTGGGGTTCTCGTTCGGGGAGCGGGCGCTGTTCGCCTCCGACTACTTCGCCGAGATGTACGACCTGGCCGAGGGCCTGGTGAAGGCCGGCAAGGCCTACGTCGACCACCTCAGCGAGGACGAGATACGACAGCACCGGGGCTCGCTGAGCGAGCCGGGCCGGCCTTCGCCGTACCGCGACCGGTCCGTCGAGGAGAACCTGGCCCTGCTGGGCCGGATGCGCTCGGGCCAGGCAGCCGACGGGGAGTGCGTGCTGCGGGCCCGCATCGACATGGCGGCCGCCAACATGAAGATGCGCGACCCGCTGCTGTACCGGGTGCGCCACGCCCGCCACCACCGCACCGGGGACGAGTGGCCCATCTACCCCATGTACGACTACGCCCACCCCATCTCGGACGCCATCGAGGGCATCACCCACTCCATCTGCACGCTGGAGTTCGAGAACAACCGGGAGCTCTACGACTGGGTGGTGGCCAACACCGGGGTCTCCGAGCGCCGGGGCCTGAGCCGGCCCCAGCAGATCGAGTTCGCCCGGCTGAACCTCGACCACACGGTCCTGAGCAAGCGCAAGCTCCTGCGCCTGGTCGAGGAGGGTCACGTGAGCGGCTGGGACGACCCCCGCATGCCCACCATCGCCGGGATGCGCCGCCGCGGCTACCGGCCCGAGGCTATCCGGGCCTTCGCCGACCTGATCGGCGTGGCCAAGGTCAACTCGGTGGTCGACCTGGGCAAGCTCGAGTTCTGCGTCCGCGACGACCTCAACTGGGTGGCGCCCCGGGCCATGGCCGTGCTCCGGCCCCTGCGGCTGACCGTCACGTCGTGGCCCGAGGACAGCGTCGAGCACCTGACCGCCCCCCTCTTCCCGCCCGACGTGGGCCGGGCCGGCGAGCGGACCGTCCCCTTCGGCCGCCACCTGCTCATCGAACGCCACGACTTCAGCCTCGACCCCCCGCCCGGCTACCAGCGGCTGGCACCCGGCCGTACGGTCCGGCTGCGCCACGGCTACTGCGTCACCTGCGACGAGGTCGTCGAGGAGGACGGCGAGGTGGTGGAGGTGCGGGGCCACCACGTGCCCGGCTCGGTCGGGCGGGCCCCCGAGGGCGTGGAGGTGTCGGGCGTGGTCCACTGGGTGCCGGCCGCCGGGGCGGTGCCGGCCGAGGTCCGCCTCTACGACCGGCTCTTCCGGGCCGCCCGGCCCGACGACGAGGGTGACCTGGCCGCGGCGCTCAACCCGTCGTCGCTGGAGGTCGTGACCGGGGCCATGCTCGAGCCTCACCTGGCCACGGCGGCCGAGCCGGGGAGCCACTGGCAACTGGAGCGGGTCGGTTACTTCGTCGTCGACACGGCCAGCTCCCGGCCCGGCGCCCTGGTGCTCAACCGGGTCGTCACCTTGCGGGACTCCTGGCAGGCGACCGCCGAGCCGGGCGGCGGCGCGGGCGGCAAGGCAACCGGCGGCGAACGGCCGAAGTCGGCCAAGGCCCGTACCCGGCCGCCCCGGCGCAGTCCCCGCGAGTTCCGGGCCGAGGCCCGCCTGCGCGACCCGGTGCTGGCCGAACGGCACGAGGCCTGGCCGGCCCGCTACGGGCTGAGCGCCGACGAAGCCGACCTGCTCACCGGCGAACGGCCGGTCGGGGACCTCTTCGAGGGGGCCGTGGCCGCCGGAGCACCCGCGGGAGCGGTGGCCAAGTGGGTGCTCAACGAGCTCCCCCCCGCCCTGGGCGAGCGCCCGCTGGCCCAGTCGGCCCTCACCCCGGTGGCCCTGGCCGCCCTGGTCTCGGCCGTCGAGGAGGGAACGGTCACGGCCGCCGCCGCCAAGGAGGTGCTGGCCGAGCTGGTGGCCCGCGGCGGCGACCCTTTGGCCATCGTGGCCGCCCGGGGCCTGGCCCAGGTGAGCGACGAGGCGGCCGTGGCGGCCGTCGTCGACGAGGTCCTGGCCGCCAACGCCGAGAAGGTGCGCCAGTACCGCCAGGGCAAGACGGCGCTGTTCGGGTTCTTCGTGGGCCAGGCCGTGCGGGCGTCCGAGGGCCGGGCCAACCCCCAGGTCGTCCGCCAGGTGCTGGCCGAGCGCCTGGGCTGA
- a CDS encoding DUF4389 domain-containing protein — protein sequence MDDYPADLDLDAPVEVANWRPLVHWLLAVPHLMIASVLGQVGGVIGFVSWFIIVFTGRLPESLANFQCLVLRYTARAYSYALWLREPYPAFDFSMTPADPGGDPLRVDLAPRLEDRNRLTVGLRFIWIIPIAIYLAFVSLAAMVVAFAGFFAVLFTGRWPEGMRRFLVATGRLSIRVSAYGYLLVDDYPPFAVT from the coding sequence ATGGACGATTACCCGGCCGATCTCGATCTCGACGCCCCGGTGGAGGTGGCCAACTGGCGCCCGCTGGTCCACTGGCTGCTGGCGGTCCCCCACTTGATGATCGCCAGCGTGCTGGGCCAGGTCGGCGGGGTGATCGGCTTCGTCAGCTGGTTCATCATCGTGTTCACGGGAAGGTTGCCGGAGTCGCTGGCCAACTTCCAGTGCCTGGTCCTGCGTTATACGGCCCGGGCTTACAGCTACGCGCTGTGGCTGCGCGAGCCCTACCCGGCCTTCGACTTCTCGATGACCCCGGCCGACCCCGGGGGCGACCCGCTACGGGTCGACCTCGCCCCCCGCCTCGAGGACCGCAACCGGCTCACCGTGGGCCTGCGCTTCATCTGGATCATCCCCATCGCCATCTACCTCGCGTTCGTGAGCCTGGCGGCCATGGTGGTGGCCTTCGCCGGCTTCTTCGCCGTGCTGTTCACCGGGCGCTGGCCCGAGGGCATGCGCCGCTTCCTGGTCGCCACCGGCCGCCTCAGCATCCGGGTCAGCGCCTACGGCTACCTCTTGGTCGACGACTACCCCCCGTTCGCCGTGACCTGA
- a CDS encoding dehydrogenase E1 component subunit alpha/beta, with protein sequence MKRDGRHTELGLSGDDLVAMYRLMVLTRTVDQKLWNLQRIGKIPFIIPGAGQEACQVGSAWTLRRGYDVAVPYYRDYGVVLTLGMTPTEVFLNGFARPGDPNSGGRQMPSHWGCRRLNIITGSSPIATQLPHAAGLANAATIAGEDRVTVCWFGEATSSRGDYHEALNYAGIHKLPLVLVCENNGYAISVPHSMQAAVPNVADQAVAYGFEGVIVDGNDALEVYGATAAAMAKARAGGGPTLVECKTYRLLPHTSDDDDRRYRTEAEIESWRRRDPLVRLRDYLFEHALLSAEDEEKLAEHVRDEVNEAAEQAEAAPDATADMAYARVWARPLRPIPRVPAEVVQHVEVRPRPAHPGTGTERSVLDTVRQTLDDLMAADERVVVLGEDVGIMGGVFRATDGLLDRYGPARVIDTPLAESSIVGIAIGLAMAGLRPVAEIQFADFLHSCVDQLVNEAAKVHYRSNGDFSVPMVVRAPWGGGTHRALYHSQAVEAVYAHVAGLKVVCPSTPWDVAGMLREAVDDPDPVLFLEHKLTYRRVKGLVPEGDWRVPLGVADVARAGDDMTIVTYGRHRHLSLAAAETLAGEGFSVEVVDLRTISPLDRDTVLASVCRTGRLLVVHEDNVSFGVGAEVAALAAEEAFYDLDAPVRRLAMPDVPAMPYNRAQETALLIEPDHIVAAARALLGE encoded by the coding sequence ATGAAGCGGGATGGGCGCCACACCGAGCTCGGCCTGTCGGGCGACGACCTCGTCGCCATGTACCGGCTGATGGTGCTGACCCGCACGGTCGACCAGAAGCTGTGGAACCTCCAGCGCATCGGCAAGATCCCGTTCATCATCCCGGGCGCCGGCCAGGAGGCGTGCCAGGTCGGTTCGGCGTGGACTCTGCGCCGGGGTTACGACGTGGCCGTCCCCTATTACCGCGACTACGGCGTCGTGCTGACCCTGGGCATGACACCCACCGAGGTGTTCCTCAACGGGTTTGCCCGGCCCGGCGACCCCAACTCGGGCGGCCGCCAGATGCCCAGCCACTGGGGGTGCCGGCGGCTCAACATCATCACCGGCTCGTCACCCATCGCCACCCAGCTCCCCCACGCCGCCGGGCTGGCCAACGCGGCCACCATCGCCGGCGAGGACCGGGTGACCGTGTGCTGGTTCGGCGAAGCCACGTCGTCGCGGGGTGACTACCACGAGGCCCTGAACTACGCCGGCATCCACAAGCTGCCCCTCGTCCTGGTGTGCGAGAACAACGGATATGCCATCTCGGTCCCCCACTCCATGCAGGCGGCCGTGCCCAACGTGGCCGACCAGGCGGTGGCCTACGGCTTCGAGGGGGTCATCGTCGACGGCAACGACGCCCTCGAGGTCTACGGGGCGACGGCCGCGGCCATGGCCAAGGCCCGGGCCGGCGGGGGCCCGACCCTGGTCGAGTGCAAGACCTACCGGCTCCTGCCGCACACCTCCGACGACGACGACCGCCGCTACCGCACGGAGGCGGAGATCGAGTCCTGGCGCCGGCGCGACCCCCTGGTCCGCCTGCGCGACTACCTGTTCGAGCACGCCTTGCTATCGGCTGAGGACGAGGAGAAGCTGGCCGAACACGTGCGCGACGAGGTAAACGAGGCTGCCGAACAGGCCGAGGCCGCGCCCGACGCCACCGCCGACATGGCCTACGCACGGGTGTGGGCCCGGCCCCTGCGGCCCATCCCGCGGGTGCCGGCCGAGGTGGTCCAACACGTCGAGGTCCGACCCCGCCCTGCCCACCCGGGAACCGGCACCGAGCGCAGCGTCCTCGACACCGTGCGCCAGACCCTCGACGACCTGATGGCGGCCGACGAGCGGGTGGTGGTGCTGGGCGAGGACGTGGGGATCATGGGCGGGGTGTTCAGGGCCACCGACGGCCTGCTCGACCGCTACGGGCCGGCCCGGGTGATCGACACCCCACTGGCCGAGTCCTCGATCGTGGGCATCGCCATAGGCCTGGCCATGGCCGGCCTGCGCCCGGTGGCCGAGATCCAGTTCGCCGACTTCCTGCACTCGTGCGTCGACCAGTTGGTCAACGAGGCGGCCAAGGTCCACTACCGGTCCAACGGCGACTTCTCGGTGCCCATGGTGGTGCGGGCGCCCTGGGGCGGGGGCACCCACCGGGCGCTCTACCACTCCCAGGCGGTGGAGGCCGTGTACGCCCACGTAGCCGGGCTCAAGGTCGTGTGCCCGTCCACGCCCTGGGACGTGGCCGGGATGTTGCGGGAGGCGGTCGACGACCCCGACCCCGTGCTCTTCCTGGAGCACAAGCTGACTTACCGGCGGGTCAAGGGCCTGGTGCCCGAGGGCGACTGGCGGGTCCCCCTCGGGGTGGCCGACGTGGCCCGGGCGGGCGACGACATGACCATCGTCACCTACGGCCGCCACCGCCACCTCTCCCTGGCGGCGGCCGAAACGCTGGCCGGCGAGGGGTTCTCGGTCGAGGTCGTCGACCTGCGCACGATCTCCCCGCTGGACCGCGACACGGTCCTGGCGTCGGTGTGCCGCACCGGCCGCCTGCTGGTCGTCCACGAGGACAACGTCAGCTTCGGGGTGGGGGCCGAGGTGGCCGCCCTGGCCGCCGAGGAGGCCTTCTACGACCTCGATGCCCCCGTACGCCGCCTGGCCATGCCCGACGTGCCGGCCATGCCCTACAACCGGGCCCAGGAAACCGCCCTGCTCATCGAGCCCGACCACATCGTGGCGGCCGCCCGCGCCCTGCTCGGCGAGTAG